A window from Candidatus Krumholzibacteriota bacterium encodes these proteins:
- the lat gene encoding L-lysine 6-transaminase, whose amino-acid sequence MSDTSYGKGKRVSPEEVHDVLDKHMLIDGYPIVFDLDKSHGSWLVNSLDGKEYLDFFTFFASGAIGHNHPGLFEDDFLNELTKVAVNKVSNSDLYTTQMAEFVETFSEIAAPDYLPNLFFVSGGALAVENALKAAFDWKVQKNKEKGIEGEIGQKVIHFKEAFHGRTGYTMSLTNTDPTKIRFFPKFDWPRVENPKVKFPLEENIDEIKAAEKRAIDSIEKFVADDADDIAAIIIEPIQGEGGDNHFRREFFQQLRRIADDNEIILIFDEVQTGLGITGKMWAHQHYGVNPDILAFGKKTQVCGIMAGNRLNEVDGVFKVSGRINSTWGGNIVDMYRAKRILEVIEQDKLVENASKMGTLLQKGLEKVQSENPNVILNARGLGLFCAFDLKDGETRDKVVDKLFEKGLFILKCGPSTIRFRPPLNVSEEEIDKALEILAATIEDIK is encoded by the coding sequence ATGAGTGATACAAGCTACGGTAAAGGTAAGAGGGTTTCACCTGAAGAGGTACACGATGTGCTAGATAAGCATATGCTGATCGACGGCTATCCCATAGTTTTTGATCTTGATAAGAGTCATGGAAGCTGGCTGGTGAACTCACTTGACGGTAAAGAGTATCTTGATTTTTTCACATTTTTTGCCTCCGGCGCTATTGGTCATAATCATCCTGGGCTTTTTGAGGATGATTTTTTAAATGAACTGACTAAAGTTGCGGTAAATAAGGTTTCTAACTCTGATTTATATACTACGCAAATGGCGGAGTTCGTAGAGACATTTTCAGAAATAGCGGCTCCTGATTATCTCCCTAACCTCTTCTTTGTAAGCGGCGGTGCACTTGCCGTGGAAAATGCTCTAAAGGCGGCTTTTGACTGGAAAGTTCAGAAGAATAAAGAAAAGGGGATCGAAGGAGAAATAGGCCAGAAGGTAATTCACTTCAAGGAGGCTTTCCACGGCCGTACAGGATATACGATGTCCCTTACGAATACCGATCCTACTAAAATAAGATTCTTTCCTAAATTCGATTGGCCCCGGGTTGAGAATCCGAAAGTCAAATTCCCCCTCGAAGAGAATATTGATGAGATTAAAGCCGCGGAAAAACGGGCAATCGATTCAATCGAGAAGTTTGTGGCCGATGACGCCGATGATATAGCAGCTATTATTATCGAGCCGATACAGGGCGAAGGCGGGGACAATCATTTCCGCCGAGAGTTCTTTCAGCAACTCAGAAGGATCGCTGATGATAATGAGATAATTTTGATCTTCGACGAAGTTCAGACCGGACTTGGTATTACAGGGAAAATGTGGGCGCATCAGCATTATGGCGTAAACCCCGATATTCTTGCTTTTGGAAAAAAGACTCAGGTGTGTGGAATAATGGCCGGCAACCGGCTTAATGAAGTTGACGGAGTTTTTAAGGTTTCCGGCAGAATTAATTCTACTTGGGGCGGTAACATTGTGGATATGTACAGAGCCAAAAGGATTTTGGAAGTCATAGAACAAGATAAACTTGTGGAAAATGCTTCTAAAATGGGTACTTTGCTTCAGAAGGGTTTAGAAAAGGTTCAGTCTGAAAACCCGAATGTAATCTTAAACGCGAGGGGACTCGGGCTGTTTTGCGCTTTTGATCTTAAAGACGGCGAGACGAGAGATAAGGTGGTTGATAAGCTGTTCGAGAAAGGTCTGTTTATTCTAAAATGCGGACCGTCTACGATAAGATTCCGTCCTCCGCTCAACGTAAGTGAGGAAGAAATTGATAAGGCGTTAGAGATTCTCGCGGCCACAATAGAGGATATAAAATAA
- a CDS encoding FmdB family zinc ribbon protein translates to MPTYHYACDKCGNEFEVFQNISDTPKKRCPKCRGKIYRVIHPVNHILKGSGFYKTDYRDEDFSKKEKEEKEQGAGKRKEEKGSEESAKEAAKETKPDNSTKKTELK, encoded by the coding sequence ATGCCGACATACCATTACGCCTGCGATAAATGCGGTAATGAATTTGAGGTTTTCCAGAATATTTCCGATACTCCAAAAAAACGCTGCCCCAAATGCCGAGGCAAAATATATAGAGTTATCCATCCTGTTAACCATATCCTTAAAGGTTCAGGATTCTATAAAACAGACTACAGAGATGAAGATTTCTCAAAAAAGGAAAAAGAGGAAAAAGAGCAGGGAGCTGGAAAAAGAAAAGAAGAAAAGGGATCTGAAGAATCAGCTAAAGAAGCAGCTAAAGAGACTAAACCGGATAATTCAACAAAGAAAACTGAATTAAAATAA
- a CDS encoding DUF2905 domain-containing protein has product MRKVLIYTGLVIIGAGILWPWISRIPIVRFPGDIVINRPGVRIIIPITTMVLLSVLLSLILWLIRR; this is encoded by the coding sequence ATGCGAAAAGTGCTAATTTACACCGGTCTGGTAATAATTGGAGCCGGCATTTTATGGCCTTGGATCAGCAGGATACCAATAGTTAGGTTTCCGGGGGATATTGTTATTAACAGGCCGGGCGTCAGGATTATTATTCCGATAACAACAATGGTGCTGCTGAGTGTTCTTCTTTCTCTGATCCTTTGGCTTATCAGGAGATAG
- a CDS encoding NAD(P)/FAD-dependent oxidoreductase, with translation MEHFDVIILGAGPAGLKCAELLGGTDLKVAIYEKSQVVGPKECAGGITSIFDIPDDLLREAVSFTRHHVVLNGKRFVIEPDDPLRIIDRTALGEFQLGLLEGYSNVKVKTGTRVVRIVKGADTNSIDENQYHERGGYIVTSDGERAGFDFLVGADGSQSLTRKFLGLENRYYIGAHYRIPFVFDRVLWYLNPEKLGLGYCWIFPHSKFTSCGVYYDPDRVSYSNSRKVLCDMLDEYGLDYRGKQLKAFPVNCLYSGFKFDNIYLCGDAAGLAFPLTGEGISTAFVSGAHAARNILGVRDRCGKFEFILQRKKKEHFLMEFNLIKNHYIQSLLFRLYIYSLRVKLPK, from the coding sequence GTGGAGCATTTTGATGTTATAATATTAGGAGCCGGTCCCGCCGGGCTTAAATGTGCTGAACTTCTCGGAGGAACGGACCTTAAAGTAGCCATTTACGAAAAATCTCAAGTAGTGGGGCCGAAGGAATGCGCGGGCGGTATTACATCGATTTTTGACATACCCGATGATCTTCTGAGGGAAGCTGTTTCTTTTACCAGGCATCACGTAGTTCTGAACGGAAAAAGGTTTGTTATTGAACCCGATGATCCCCTGAGGATAATTGACAGGACTGCTCTTGGGGAGTTTCAGCTTGGATTGCTCGAGGGTTATAGTAACGTAAAGGTTAAAACCGGCACGAGAGTAGTCCGGATTGTAAAAGGTGCCGATACTAATTCAATCGATGAGAATCAATACCATGAAAGAGGTGGATATATTGTTACTTCAGACGGAGAAAGGGCTGGTTTTGATTTTCTTGTCGGAGCGGACGGCTCTCAATCGTTAACCAGGAAGTTTCTCGGTCTTGAAAACAGGTATTATATTGGAGCTCATTATAGAATCCCTTTTGTTTTCGACAGGGTCTTGTGGTATTTGAATCCTGAAAAACTGGGCCTGGGATATTGCTGGATTTTCCCCCATTCCAAGTTTACATCCTGCGGGGTTTATTACGACCCTGACCGTGTTTCTTATTCCAATTCAAGGAAAGTTCTTTGCGATATGCTTGACGAATACGGGTTGGATTACAGGGGGAAACAATTAAAGGCGTTCCCCGTAAATTGCCTCTACAGCGGTTTTAAATTCGATAATATCTATCTATGCGGAGACGCCGCGGGGCTTGCTTTCCCACTTACCGGAGAGGGAATATCAACGGCGTTTGTGAGCGGAGCTCACGCGGCTCGGAATATTCTTGGGGTGCGGGATAGATGCGGGAAATTTGAATTTATTTTACAAAGAAAGAAGAAAGAACACTTTCTTATGGAGTTTAATCTGATAAAGAACCACTATATACAATCTCTGCTTTTCAGATTATACATTTACTCGTTAAGAGTTAAGCTTCCGAAGTAA
- a CDS encoding YigZ family protein gives MNENYLIPDGVGRAEIVRKRSRFIAEAVSVSSSEDARAKIKNKREEHPQCSHVVYAFISGDPHTEAGGMSDDGEPSGTAGKPVMDVVKGSGIFNVLVTVVRYFGGTKLGTGGLVSAYSESAKRAIDELPVVKFVCRTSFSIKVPYNLYEKVAMIIKGAGGKIEKKDFTDIIAITGTVPEPNLKSCNAELKNISEGNIFIQ, from the coding sequence GTGAATGAGAATTATCTGATCCCCGACGGTGTCGGCAGAGCTGAGATCGTAAGAAAGAGGTCCAGGTTTATAGCAGAGGCGGTTTCTGTATCGTCCTCAGAAGATGCCAGGGCAAAGATAAAAAATAAGAGGGAAGAACATCCTCAATGCAGCCATGTAGTGTACGCTTTTATATCAGGCGATCCTCATACTGAAGCGGGTGGTATGAGTGATGACGGAGAACCCTCCGGAACGGCGGGAAAGCCCGTTATGGACGTTGTCAAAGGAAGTGGTATATTCAATGTTCTAGTCACAGTAGTTAGGTATTTTGGCGGTACCAAGCTGGGCACCGGGGGACTTGTGAGCGCCTATTCAGAATCCGCGAAAAGGGCGATAGATGAACTTCCCGTAGTTAAGTTCGTTTGCCGAACTTCCTTTTCTATTAAAGTACCTTATAATCTCTACGAGAAGGTGGCGATGATAATTAAAGGGGCGGGGGGGAAAATTGAGAAAAAGGATTTTACTGATATAATAGCTATAACAGGAACTGTGCCCGAACCAAATCTTAAGAGCTGTAACGCCGAATTAAAGAATATATCGGAAGGAAATATATTTATTCAGTGA
- a CDS encoding rhomboid family intramembrane serine protease: MEQANEAFTVMLIIANCIFSYRGFRSRLFFDKHIFWVRKVLRDRQIFRILTSGFLHAGWGHLLFNMFALYSFSIGVGTVFGFGKYIIIYFVSLTAGNLLALFIHRRDPEYRALGASGAVCGVIFSSILLFPDSSIYLLFLPIGIPSWLFGIGFVLISIYGIKSRFGNIGHEAHLGGAIAGVVVSILIDPRLASNNPALVVLLLLPILLFLIFVVKFPGLIGLDDRRKIE; this comes from the coding sequence ATGGAACAGGCTAATGAAGCATTTACAGTAATGCTTATTATAGCTAACTGTATTTTTTCATACAGGGGTTTTAGATCAAGACTCTTTTTCGACAAGCATATATTCTGGGTAAGGAAAGTGCTGCGGGATCGACAGATTTTTAGAATACTGACATCGGGGTTTCTTCACGCCGGGTGGGGGCACCTGTTATTTAATATGTTTGCTCTCTATTCATTCAGTATTGGCGTAGGAACAGTATTCGGTTTTGGAAAGTATATAATAATCTATTTCGTAAGCTTGACAGCGGGAAACCTGCTGGCCCTTTTTATACATAGAAGGGATCCCGAATACAGGGCTCTCGGGGCTTCGGGGGCTGTGTGCGGAGTGATATTTTCGAGTATCCTGCTTTTTCCAGACAGTTCGATCTATTTACTTTTTCTCCCGATAGGAATACCTTCATGGCTCTTCGGTATCGGGTTTGTCCTGATATCGATTTACGGGATTAAATCCAGGTTCGGGAATATAGGGCATGAAGCTCACCTGGGAGGCGCAATTGCCGGAGTTGTTGTATCGATATTAATAGATCCCCGGCTTGCTTCAAACAACCCGGCGCTCGTTGTGCTCCTCCTTCTTCCAATATTACTTTTTCTCATTTTTGTTGTAAAATTCCCGGGGCTTATCGGACTGGATGATAGACGGAAAATTGAATAA
- a CDS encoding patatin-like phospholipase family protein: protein MGKKIGLSLGSGGSRGLSEIGVLLWLKENNVEISYVSGCSMGSIIGAYYCAGFTPEQLKDIVLGIKWTDILKYLKVSFSVRSIFDWSRISKFLNEDLGHKRIEDLNIPFACVAADINSGREFVFKKGKVVTAVSASSSIPGVFPPVEILGRLFVDGELVNPVPMDIAFELGADLVIGVNTCRSLQGENRSPEVQESSFVEKMDDWFGEMLEKVPGPLAELYNKLPHPDLNRLDLGGMKFYNVITESLAIVSSRIMDFKTQFAGPHFLINPQVGRYKNFDFDKAEEIIDLGYRAAKEAGPKLLDFIEEK from the coding sequence ATGGGAAAAAAGATTGGGCTTTCGCTCGGCTCCGGTGGTTCCAGAGGTTTAAGCGAGATAGGTGTTCTTCTGTGGCTGAAGGAAAATAATGTGGAGATATCGTATGTTTCGGGATGTTCTATGGGGTCTATTATAGGAGCCTATTACTGCGCCGGATTTACACCCGAGCAGTTAAAAGATATAGTTCTCGGTATAAAATGGACAGATATTCTCAAATATCTGAAGGTTTCTTTTTCCGTTAGAAGTATATTTGACTGGAGCAGGATTTCTAAATTCCTGAATGAAGATCTGGGGCATAAGCGAATTGAAGACCTGAATATTCCTTTCGCCTGTGTTGCGGCTGATATAAACAGCGGCCGGGAATTTGTCTTCAAGAAGGGAAAAGTAGTAACCGCAGTCAGTGCTTCAAGTAGTATACCGGGGGTTTTTCCTCCGGTCGAAATTTTGGGGAGACTTTTTGTTGACGGGGAGCTTGTAAATCCTGTTCCAATGGATATTGCTTTTGAGCTGGGGGCAGATCTTGTTATAGGCGTGAATACCTGCCGTTCTCTGCAAGGTGAAAATAGGTCGCCGGAGGTCCAGGAGAGTTCATTTGTCGAAAAAATGGATGATTGGTTCGGAGAGATGCTCGAGAAGGTTCCCGGTCCTCTTGCTGAACTCTATAATAAATTACCTCATCCTGATTTAAATCGATTAGATCTTGGCGGAATGAAATTTTATAATGTAATAACGGAAAGTCTTGCTATTGTTTCTTCAAGGATTATGGATTTTAAGACACAGTTCGCGGGGCCGCATTTCTTGATAAATCCCCAAGTCGGAAGATATAAGAATTTCGATTTTGACAAAGCCGAGGAAATAATTGATCTCGGATATAGAGCCGCGAAGGAAGCCGGCCCGAAGCTGTTAGATTTCATTGAAGAAAAGTAA